A window of Xenopus laevis strain J_2021 chromosome 1L, Xenopus_laevis_v10.1, whole genome shotgun sequence genomic DNA:
TACGCCTGAAGTGCATGAAATTTAATGTAATGGGTCAAGTACAAAGGTAGAGAAGCAGAAAATGGTTTCAGGGtaacacaatatttatatttctgtgccCTGTGATTGTGCTTAAATAATGGGCTTTTCAGAGTAATTGGaaccataacattttttaattaaattcccaAGTATAATTATCAGGGCATTGTCTATGGCTGCCTTGTATTAGTAGGTAATGCATACGTGAGTCTGTTGGGGGTAGcttgttttcaataaatacataaaataaacagtAGTTGGGGCTTTTAATCCCAAGGGCTAGATGAATAAAAGAAATAGCGCTCCAATACATTCATTCAGAGAAGTAGGAAATGTTACTTTGGGGAGGGGCAAAGGACATCATCTCATGAAGGTAGTGTCTCCAACTAGACAAAACCTGATGGTGCAAAGATAATGTGGCATCTCTGGGTAGCACAGCAGGGGTAACTGAAAGACACAAAGGACACAGGCCAGGAATTGCTTTAAAAGTCCTCAGGAAGCAGAGGCTGTGTCATTCCTCCCAGATAGGTCACAAGGAACTGATCCTCTGTTGTTCAAGGGCAGACTGTCAGCCAGAAAGTAACCAGAAGGATCTGCTACTCAGAGGCAGCTTAGAGGAATCAGCCTTTCTTAGGAAGATTTGCAGCCTGCTCTGGCTCTGTTGTTGCGGAATATACCATCCTGCCCCTGCAGTTTAGCCTTGTAGAGATTTGTTAAGCTCTTTTTTTCTgctaggggggaaaaaaacctgtactTTTGAAGAGCAGAAGCATCGATTTGGAAgtatttttctttgaaataacaCTGTTGAAAAACGGAGCACGTGAACTACTGATCAGATAAAGAACTTTTCTTGGAAATAATCACCGTGATTGAAAAACCTCAAGGGTCATCAATGCACCTGCACAGTCCTCCCCTGATGGCTGATGGAAGCTTCTCTCTGTCCGGACATCTGCTCAGGAGCCCAGGAGGTAACCCGTCGAGGCTGCACAGTATAGAGGCCATCTTAGGGTTTGCCAAAGAGGATAGTGTCCTGGGCTCATTTCAGTCTGAGGTCAGTCCAAGAAATGCCAAAGAGGTGGACAAGAGGAGCTCTAGACATTGTCTCCACAAAATGACAGAAGAGATTCATCCCCAACAGGAACATTTAGAAGATGGCCAGACTGGTGGCTATGGAGGTAAGGTTTTTGTCCATGTTTATCTTAAACATTTACTCATAGCTTTTAGAAAGACTATCCCACAATAATAGTCATCACCAACACCATTGTCTTCAAAACGACCCATCTACCTAATATAAACCATCTTTTGCACCTGTCCCTAGCCAAGTTCTTTTATGAAGTCTAACTTATAGGCATGAACctaataacatttttatgaacTTTCCCATTCCTCTAGATCCATATTCAGCAAAGACCTCAAGCGAGTGCCTGAGCCCAGGCTTGTCCACCTCAAACAGTGACAATAAACTCTCTGACGATGAACAACAGCCCAAGAAGAAACACAGGAGGAACCGGACAACATTCACAACTTACCAACTGCACGAGCTGGAGAGGGCATTCGAGAAGTCCCACTACCCTGACGTGTACAGCAGAGAAGAGCTGGCTATGAAAGTCAATTTGCCTGAAGTCAGGGTGCAGGTGAGTCAttgttccaaattttttttgatgcttataatttattaaatagCAACTACCCCTTTTAGCAGCAGCCACAAATCAAAAGGCTTTTCGTTCTGCTAATCCAATTACAAGAATTATTATAGATTCCCTCAAGTGCATTGAATGAGACTTTTTAATGTGGATTGAAAAATGATATAAGATTAtctagggacatatttatcagagACAGAAGACACTTCTCCATAAAACAACTACAATATAGTCTTCCAACACATGTATCCCTTGAGTAGTTTTCtttaagggcaagtcaaccccaaaataaaaatttgtctaataaaagaaaacacaattctaaagaAATTTCCAATACACATTAAAATTTTTCTCAAAATCAATCgcttttgaaagcagcatttgctttactactggttgttactttttcaaCAATGTTTCAAAAGTCTTCCCCAGAAAAGGCaagccttgtcttacattgtatcaacagtctgagccaccaaaGCAGAAAATAGAAATAGACAAACACTGCGTTCAAcagtaatacatatacaaataacttaaacaccatagaacatttgtaatgaatgtatattgcaaagttgctcagaattatgttttctgttattaggCAAAAACGTATTTTGGcgctgacttgccctttaaatgtgaataaaaatgctaccattctatttatttatttttttaatttagcagcCAACAGATGTTtcataccaaataaaaaaaatttaaaaaattaaaaatacttttttatttaattgtttaatgcacaaaatatgtATAGGAAAAGAATAGgcaaataataatgatattagtAGAATGGTTACTACAATTCCaactttaatgttttttatattttatttttttaaggccTGTGTTctttacatttataattttagAGATAATTATAGATAAAAAGATGATCGATTTACAGtacatttcatttacaaaataatgttgggagaataaaattaaaaacattaaagacTTTGGAAAGTTCTACAACTCTGACGTCTGTCGTTAGTGTGACACATACTAAGGGTTTGATTCAGAATGGGTGGGTTGTGAGTCTCAAAACGTTATCCAGGATTGTTGGACTGGACGTCACTGAAGTTCAGAGCAAAGTAGGAAATTCTACTGTGGGAATAGTTCCAGGCATCACATGTCTCATATAATCCCTGTCCTGCTCTTTGCCGACTTCTTTTATTCTGTAAGTGGGacacacaaattacatttttcatgtactagtaaaacaaataatatagcTAACATTAAGTTCATAACCtctacactataaaaaaattactGACCAAATCATTTATAAAGACTACCCCCCAATTTCATCCAGTATTGTAATTGTTGTGACTGCATGTTGcttttattactgatatttaaaggaatttttaacaaattaaaaacatttttaaagcaatttgaaGACTTCTACATGTTTCATTATctgctatttttctttttattattgttattgttattattattactgttcttattattttttattattatttgatagcAATAAAATGACAATATCGGTCTTTATTATccatgtatgtaataacatttgctcATTACCGAtaccgatagatagatagatagatagatagatagatagatagatagatagatagatagatagacataaatagatagacagataagatgatagatagatagatagatagatagatagacataaatagatagacagataagatgatagatagatagatagatagatagatagatagatagatagatagatagatagatacagacagacagacagacagacagacagatagatagatagatagatagatagatagatagatagatagaagcgACAGAATAACTAATAAAGTTGCCTATATTTATTAATAGAGGGTTTTTACAGCAATAGTGAATGGCCTTGCAATCTTTATGGAAAGTAAAATTTTGTAGGAACATGCACCACTGAGATTCGGTGATGTAGTGTTGTagaaaaaattcaatttagggcagagagacacacgttcagattcggagagattagtcgccctgcaacaaatctcctcttgcgactaatctccccgaactgctttcctgacggttacatagttacatagtgagttacatagttaacaaatctcctcttcttcaactaatctccccgaactgccttcccctgccttcccgccagctagaatgaaaatcgtcagcgggaagttgcctcacaaggaaacttccggcgacttcggaaaacgaatggctcctattgccatcccgccggcgattttcattctagctggcgggaaggcaggggaaggcagttcggggagattagttgaagaagaggagatttgttgctaataataataataagatactTAATTGGTAATATAGAAtatcattaaaatgtgttttaattacGTATTAAAAGTACATTAAAACCCTAAGACCCCTGTAAGAGGAGTCCCTCCCTCCTATGACACAAACGATTATATTGCAAAGTAATATCTAAAACAAAGTTATGTTTTTTATCTTTAAGGTATGGTTTCAGAACAGGAGAGCCAAATGGAGGAGGCAAGAGAAACTAGAGGTGACCTCCATGAAACTTCAAGATTCCCCGATGCTTTCATTTAACCGGTCTCCTCAACCTTCTGCCATGAGTGCCCTCAGCAGT
This region includes:
- the rax.L gene encoding retinal homeobox protein Rx-B, with protein sequence MHLHSPPLMADGSFSLSGHLLRSPGGNPSRLHSIEAILGFAKEDSVLGSFQSEVSPRNAKEVDKRSSRHCLHKMTEEIHPQQEHLEDGQTGGYGDPYSAKTSSECLSPGLSTSNSDNKLSDDEQQPKKKHRRNRTTFTTYQLHELERAFEKSHYPDVYSREELAMKVNLPEVRVQVWFQNRRAKWRRQEKLEVTSMKLQDSPMLSFNRSPQPSAMSALSSSLPLDSWLTPPLSNSTALQSLPGFVTTPTSLPGSYTPPPFINPASMGHALQPLGAMGPPPPYQCGANFVDKYPLEEIDPRNNSIASLRMKAKEHIQSFGKPWQTI